In the genome of Neofelis nebulosa isolate mNeoNeb1 chromosome 6, mNeoNeb1.pri, whole genome shotgun sequence, one region contains:
- the KCTD20 gene encoding BTB/POZ domain-containing protein KCTD20 isoform X1: MNVHRGSESDRLLRQEAGCLTDESSAAAQEKETNSPASSGLQNLTYPLGPRSDDLSLDYASQPANLQFPHIMPLPEDIKGSCFQNGNKRNHEPFMAPERFGNSTVGFGSNVHSQAPEKVTLLVDGTRFVVNPQIFTAHPDTMLGRMFGPGREYNFTRPNEKGEYEIAEGISATVFRTVLDYYKTGIINCPDGISIPDLRDTCDYLCINFDFNTIRCQDLSALLHELSNDGAHKQFDHYLEELILPIMVGCAKKGERECHIVVLTDEDSVDWDEDHPPPMGEEYSQILYSSKLYRFFKYIENRDVAKTVLKERGLKNIRIGIEGYPTCKEKIKRRPGGRSEVIYNYVQRPFIQMSWEKEEGKSRHVDFQCVRSKSLTNLVAAGEDVLEDQEILMHHPPQVDELDRLNAPLSQMASNDFQD; the protein is encoded by the exons ATGAATGTTCACCGTGGCAGTGAGAGTGACAGGTTATTGCGGCAGGAGGCTGGCTGCCTGACGGATGAAAGCTCAGCTGCGgcacaagagaaagaaacaaatagcCCGGCTTCTTCTGGTCTTCAGAACCTTACTTATCCTCTAGGCCCCAGGAGCGATG ACCTTTCACTTGACTATGCCTCTCAGCCAGCAAATCTCCAGTTCCCTCACATAATGCCACTTCCCGAAGACATCAAAGGCTCCTGCTTCCAAAATGGGAATAAGCGGAACCATGAACCCTTTATGGCTCCAGAACGATTTGGAAACAGCACTGTGGGCTTTGGCAGTAACGTTCATTCCCAGGCGCCAGAGAAAGTGACACTTCTTGTAGATGGCACACGTTTTGTTGTGAATCCACAAATTTTCACTGCTCATCCGGATACCATGTTGGGAAG AATGTTTGGACCAGGAAGAGAGTACAACTTCACTCGGCCCAATGAGAAAGGAGAGTATGAGATTGCTGAAGGAATCAGTGCAACTGTATTTCGAACCGTGCTG GATTATTACAAAACTGGTATCATTAATTGTCCAGATGGCATCTCTATTCCAGACCTTAGAGATACATGTGATTATCTCTGCATAAACTTTGACTTCAACACTATCCGATGTCAAGATCTGA GCGCTTTACTGCATGAACTGTCTAATGATGGTGCTCACAAGCAGTTTGACCACTACCTCGAAGAGTTGATCTTGCCCATCATGGTGGGCTGTGCCAAGAAAGGGGAGCGAGAGTGCCACATCGTCGTGCTGACGGATGAGGATTCTGTGGACTGGGATGAAGACCACCCCCCTCCCATGGGGGAGGAATATTCCCAAA ttctttataGCTCCAAGCTCTATAGATTCTTCAAATATATTGAGAATCGTGATGTCGCTAAAACAGTGTTAAAGGAGCGGGGCCTGAAAAACATTCGCATTGGAATTGAAG GTTATCCTACctgtaaagaaaaaattaagagaagacCTGGTGGCCGATCTGAAGTAATCTATAATTATGTGCAGCGCCCCTTTATCCAGATGtcatgggaaaaggaagaagggaagagtcGCCACGTGGATTTCCAGTGTGTCCGAAGCAAATCCCTCACTAATCTGGTGGCTGCTGGAGAAGATGTCTTAGAGGACCAGGAGATATTAATGCACCACCCACCCCAAGTGGATGAACTTGACCGGCTGAATGCCCCACTTTCTCAGATGGCTTCTAATGACTTTCAAGATTAG
- the KCTD20 gene encoding BTB/POZ domain-containing protein KCTD20 isoform X2, which produces MPANLQFPHIMPLPEDIKGSCFQNGNKRNHEPFMAPERFGNSTVGFGSNVHSQAPEKVTLLVDGTRFVVNPQIFTAHPDTMLGRMFGPGREYNFTRPNEKGEYEIAEGISATVFRTVLDYYKTGIINCPDGISIPDLRDTCDYLCINFDFNTIRCQDLSALLHELSNDGAHKQFDHYLEELILPIMVGCAKKGERECHIVVLTDEDSVDWDEDHPPPMGEEYSQILYSSKLYRFFKYIENRDVAKTVLKERGLKNIRIGIEGYPTCKEKIKRRPGGRSEVIYNYVQRPFIQMSWEKEEGKSRHVDFQCVRSKSLTNLVAAGEDVLEDQEILMHHPPQVDELDRLNAPLSQMASNDFQD; this is translated from the exons ATG CCAGCAAATCTCCAGTTCCCTCACATAATGCCACTTCCCGAAGACATCAAAGGCTCCTGCTTCCAAAATGGGAATAAGCGGAACCATGAACCCTTTATGGCTCCAGAACGATTTGGAAACAGCACTGTGGGCTTTGGCAGTAACGTTCATTCCCAGGCGCCAGAGAAAGTGACACTTCTTGTAGATGGCACACGTTTTGTTGTGAATCCACAAATTTTCACTGCTCATCCGGATACCATGTTGGGAAG AATGTTTGGACCAGGAAGAGAGTACAACTTCACTCGGCCCAATGAGAAAGGAGAGTATGAGATTGCTGAAGGAATCAGTGCAACTGTATTTCGAACCGTGCTG GATTATTACAAAACTGGTATCATTAATTGTCCAGATGGCATCTCTATTCCAGACCTTAGAGATACATGTGATTATCTCTGCATAAACTTTGACTTCAACACTATCCGATGTCAAGATCTGA GCGCTTTACTGCATGAACTGTCTAATGATGGTGCTCACAAGCAGTTTGACCACTACCTCGAAGAGTTGATCTTGCCCATCATGGTGGGCTGTGCCAAGAAAGGGGAGCGAGAGTGCCACATCGTCGTGCTGACGGATGAGGATTCTGTGGACTGGGATGAAGACCACCCCCCTCCCATGGGGGAGGAATATTCCCAAA ttctttataGCTCCAAGCTCTATAGATTCTTCAAATATATTGAGAATCGTGATGTCGCTAAAACAGTGTTAAAGGAGCGGGGCCTGAAAAACATTCGCATTGGAATTGAAG GTTATCCTACctgtaaagaaaaaattaagagaagacCTGGTGGCCGATCTGAAGTAATCTATAATTATGTGCAGCGCCCCTTTATCCAGATGtcatgggaaaaggaagaagggaagagtcGCCACGTGGATTTCCAGTGTGTCCGAAGCAAATCCCTCACTAATCTGGTGGCTGCTGGAGAAGATGTCTTAGAGGACCAGGAGATATTAATGCACCACCCACCCCAAGTGGATGAACTTGACCGGCTGAATGCCCCACTTTCTCAGATGGCTTCTAATGACTTTCAAGATTAG